The Bactrocera dorsalis isolate Fly_Bdor chromosome 2, ASM2337382v1, whole genome shotgun sequence region tgattttttttttttggtattcttttttgtttttgttaagtgCACTTTTAATATACTGTATTGtattaatatacttttttttttgcttctgatCTTTTCCAccacatataattttatatttattatgtatttgcttatttgtattataaccttagttttttttcacttaaatgtactcacttttaatttttttttcctgttTCTTTTTACCACtcgtttaattttatatttaatgtgtatgtattggtttatttaaattaaaatttttttcacaatatgtTCACTTTTAATTGTTGTCACTTTGACCACTGGTGCCGTCTGGCACGGCTTCGAAGGAAACTCATTTAGCCAATGAGCAATCGTCGCaattttttgaggaaattgaatTAATTCCAAGAAGGCACAGAAGATGAGACCAGAGGAAAATAAAAGATCAAAATTAGGATGGATTTGGAGGTGTAACGAAAAAAAGGAGCAAAACATTGTAGCCAAAGCATATGTCCAGCTCGAGGTACATTTATCGATGGATGTCAGTGTTATTTGGCTCCGAAAGAAATTTTAGCAATAATTTGCTGTTTTGTGGtcttttattaaaagcctgaATTCGTACTGAAGGCTTAAGTCAACTTTTCGGTGACGGTACTATTTGCTTAACCACCAATCATAGCATTGGTGAGTGTGTGGAGAAAGGGAATGCAGACAATACCATCAATGACCTCGAATGTCAGAATCGTTTGTTCAAGAGTGCAATTAAGTGTCGCTGAAGTCCGAAATTATTACATCAATACATGAATCCATACGACTatagtcaaaattttttagaaaagaaatacaaagaAGACCTTGGCTCGAATATAAAACAAGTTTGGATATAAAACAAGTTTATCCTTGCTATGTAGAAGGAAATCTTCAGAAAGGAATGGAGTTAAAAGAACTGGAAGTGCCTACAGTGGAGTCCGAGGATTTAACTGATATTGTTCCTCCAACGAACCGGTTGCGTTACGAAACTATACAAGATTTAGTGGATAATATATCAGCTGATGATGAAAATGACGCggtatcaacaacaacaatcctGATTTTGATTTTAACGATTTTCgttaacttaaatttaatttagcattgaatatttatatatgtagaatcATTATACTAAatagaaaaaactttttatagaaTCCAAAGTTTTTCAGTATTTCTCTCCTTTTGATTAATATacgtgttcgatcgatgagggttattttttttgaagcgcggccgaaggcctccCGTGCAGAAAATATGATCAAACagttttgttgtatatttagCATTACTTAATAGGTAGTATATCCACCATTATTCTGGATTACTTTATTTATTCGTTTGGGCATGCTACTGATTAAAGCCTGACAGGTTTCTTTAGGTATCTcatactaagttttttgtatgcaCTCTCATAACTGATCTTTGTTAGAGAAAGATTGACtcgccaattttttttttctcccaATAGGTTTTCTATTGGATTTAAATCCAGAGATTGGCTTGGCCACTTCAAAACGTTAACATTTCTTAACCAGTTTGGAGGTATATTTTGGGTCATTATCTTGCTGATATACCTAACGTAATGGTAAGTTTCCTTCAGCATAGTGTATCATGACATTTTTAAGTATTTCCTTGTACTCCGACGCTGTCATTTTGTTAGTTGTCCCGTATATAGGACCTACTCCATACCAAGAAAAACATCCCCACACCATGACGTTTCCACCACCATGCTTCACAGTTTTTTCTGAATCTAACATGAAACTCCTTTCCTTTTGACAACGCACATTTCTCTCACAATCGTTTCCAAACAAATTCATTTTCGTTTCATCACTCCATAAGATGTTTATCCACCTTTTTGCTCCCTCAGGTCCTGACCAATCAAAATAACTTCTTGCAAAATTTAACCTcatatctaaattttttgttcacatTTATGGAACTTTCCTGGCTATTCGTCCTGGTAGCGTGACCTTTTGCAAACGCCTGCGAACTGTTTGTGCACTTACTACATTTCCAATTTCTGCTGCTATCACCTTCGACAACTTGAATAGGtcctttttacaaatagttacaATGTGGCGATCAAGAACTGTACTCGTTTTTTGTGGCCTTCCACGAGTCTCTTTACCAGATTTTCGCTCTaaagcatttttaacaaaattatgaGACCTTTCCATTAATTTCCCAAATTCCCGAAGCGATTTTCCTTGCTTTCTGAGGTTTGAAACCAGACGGGCTTCTACAACAGTGCAATGTGACTTCCGTCCCATCtgatcaaaaaataatttaatttatctgCAGCATTTTGAGCTttaatgaaagaaaacttaaCAATCCAGATAAAAAAAACTGGATAAAATTAACTTTGTTTTCACAAAAAGCTAAGTTCACTTAGGTGTAACTATTATATTGAGCAAGTTTTTTTTCTGAGTATTCACACAAAACTGAAATACGCATTAACTCGGGGATTCCCATGCTTCTTTCTCTTAGAATTATCTTAATTAAACTTACAGCATAACTTGTCTCCAAAAGCCCataaaaagttgtttaaacTATTGAGAGTACTAAGTTTCATAGTGTAACTATTATTTTGAGCAAGTGTGTAtgttaaacagaaaatttttgattattttttcaaaacacaacaTGGTACTTATTTGTCATGTCATATAAATAAACGCACTATAAGAgtgaattgcaaataaaattgtggaactttaAGGGTCtgtagggtaatcttttttccaatttttttgttttttacattttctgttcccttaaacccttagaattaatgtagaaacctaCTTTACCACTataaggtttcgaaaaaggtccaaaaataataataccgctcgacgttcagAGTGCTCGCAATGCACACCaccaactttaaacgcgtttttgtcaaaacacacttttttaaactagcgaacatgattccggtcgaactactcaaccgagttgcttaattttctttaaatgttcacaaaacgcctggctatcgtcccttttttataatttattgacaatattatgaaaaaatgtatgtaaaaaaaaacactggaaaaaataaaaaaaaacgttaattacttttttatttttcaacattttttcatgattctagtagggacaataatcattcacgtactttttaagaataaattgggtttttgtgtttcagatgatccaaacatgagaaatcgtgtccgccagtgaaaaaacgcatctcattcacccagtcatttctcaaaaaattccgaaaaaatttgttcatatcAGGATATATGTACCTCATGATAGgtgaaaaagttctattgtagaatataAGTCTGAGGAGGCAGCATTTCAACAAGCtttttcaccacattaaacgcatttttcgcacattttttacttcaaattaattaaattaaactataaacatttaaattcatccacatttttcactttttgcggtttttttacctaagaaatctttattttaaaaattacttttcacaCTCAGCATCATTTATGTGCTAACAAGTATGAGAAAATGGAGCGCTACCATgtgataataagcaaatattagCAATTCGCTGAATTTCTCTATTTCGATAATgcaaaggagtactacgcggaAGTGCTTCAGTCACCCTGGGTATTGGCTCGACcagggtaatttttttaaagcgcagCCGAAGGCACCAACGCAAataggagtactacgcgaaagaaCTTCAGTCACCCCTGGTATTGGCTCGACTTGGGTTATtattttagagcgcggccgaaagccgccaatgcagaaagtAATACTAAGTGGAAGTACTTCAGTGTATTGACTCGACTAGGGTTATTTatttaaagcgcggccgaagtcCACCAATGctgaaaggagtactacgcgaaagtattTCAGTCACCCTGGGTATTGGCtcgactagggttatttttttaaagcgcggccgaaggccgccaaatcaaaaaggagtactacgcgtaGGTACTTCTAATCACACCGATTTGatactaaattttataatattatcatagcgttttacttatttgtatttattaaatatcacaatcacatattgtacatatatggaaaaaGTGTTAACAACTCAATTAAagcttgaaaatttttgaaaagtattttttattatagttaatatAGAAAGAAACAGACAAATCGTTGAAAATCCTACATGTTTGGTGTTTAGGATGTGGCAACTCTCGTGTAAAAGTGAAATgttaacttatttcaatgtttaaaaacaaagtgaaaatgtgaaaaaatttggcGAAACATTGTGAAATACtaagtatttttgaatttttaatcgggaatattaaaaaaaaataagtgttagcaacattatttttgcatattcctcctctggagaagttGCCTTATCCGtgcataccccatttataccgaaattcgtgtttttttttcctGACCGCCTAAGAAATTAAAATCGTGCCCCATACTTAATTACTCTAAGTTGGAGatctatttaaatttattgagatCACTTAATTCACCCAACGTTCTTTAAACAGGGTGTAATTGGCAAAGATATATCTTGTTATTTTCatcatttgtatttgtttacatagcCGAAGatgttgcaaataataatatattataaacaaaCGAATTCATTTTACTTACAATGATAGCATATACTCACGTTTTCAAATATTCACTTAAATCTTTAATTGCTTCTGATCTCATTCCCCTTGCTTTTAAAATAGCTATTTTGCGCTTACGGGGAGCAGCGTTTGTTTCATCTTTCGAAATAATTTCATCTAACAAATCAGTTGCCTCTTCATACATCTGCAAAGCTTCTAAGCGCATAGCCTCAAACTTCATAACCCTCATACTTTCAGGAAATTCTATGCTTAATGTTTCAATGCATTTCCCAGCAATATCTAACCGAGAAGTGTCGAATCCTGCAATTAGTACTTGCTCCAATATAAGATGCCTCTCATTGCCAGTTTTTTGCACATGATTTTCCAATAGTGCTTCCCATAGTTGTATTACTTCATCACTCCGACGCTCATTGTCCTCACGCCACTTCCGAAATTGGTCACGAACATCTACCAATAATAAAAAGGAGAATATTTAGGTATGATCTACAATTGGGAAAACACGAAAATTGTATTGctttaagtatttaaatatttcaaaaactttcacaaaaccTTTCCAacacatttctttaaaattatacgACATTGTATATGTGAAATTCAAGAACAATTATGTtcagaataaaaattattatttaaacgtCAGATTTATTACACGAACATTGCCGCAAGAGGAGGCTATGTTACCGAAAGATGGCGTACAGAAACTGATTTGATATGTCTCGGTTTATACacgaaattttttgttgctcatTATGGGCAAATTATctgctgaacacaatgaccgcgacagactgcaaacgacatctgtcaaatattaaaatacacacattcttacgaacacagttattttgacagctgcactactacacgactgcaggccgaaaGTTGTCGCTCTCGCCaacttaaatatattcttatatttgccaacgacagtaggacgacagtagagttgaacGTAGAGAGATGACGTAGAGTTGTGATGCCACTAATAGAGGCCATACacgggcacacatgtgcgttcgatctgtgtgaattcgtttccccatacacgacacacaaatccattttgcgttcgttcttcacacagttaacatgtgcgacaggcaagcggaacatttcttcgaatttatttctaatgtagcacttttatctatttctttgtatttcgttaataagttattccaacttttatttttctcaattttatttttatatttatcacttttcgtttgccaaattgcctattaattttttataagatcaataaattcagatacgaaatctttattaaggggagagcctgcttaagaagcttcaaacaatcgcttaaatctctttaaaaattatctaacaacaaacaaagttttagattggaactcgaaatattgtcgaagctagaagggaaatagtgtccgagcGTCAGACAGATACATACAAGAATATGGGCGCTTGGGCAaaaaagcgcgatttctcggtttttttatttttacgattattcttaattggcgggcaaagttggaattggggCGCAGTTTATTATCTAtgacataaaattatcttccatttaaactaaaaaaaactaagaaaagtcaagtttgaacatattttttaacaaaataaagtaaattttttttggaattttctcagtttaactagaagataaattattaaaaaacatgaatctctttgaattttttgttcctgataaatgcgtatgcgagatgcatcgggtaattgcttcctaaaggcagaatatcaaagatttcgtattaaaaaaatttgtgaaagatgttcaaatatatgactattaaacctagaaatttcgcttgaatcaattatttctttcccccccaaaaaaatcctcaaaaaaaatcgattttttgaagcctctaaagcagtctctccccttaacacttgcaattgtccgcgatcttcactgctcggcgacacgagagaaatgagattttgtgagctcacaacgccatacacgataaaAAAGTTCGCgtaccgatcgtaaaaaatcaaaaattttcgcgaacatggatcggtattCGAACAAGCCCATgcacgagtaaaccgcatgtttacacataccgatcgaacgcacatgtgtgcccgtGTATGGCCTctataatatgtaaaatgtacgactacacgactgcaacCCGTcagttgtcgttctcgctaacttcaaaatatacttaaacttgccgacgacagtagagttgacagtagaggagtgatgccactaataagtaaaatgtaatattattcaaagctctaacaaacctgacgttattttacaaataaaagcataaaatggctctgttatattatttgtaaaagCAGTTGataatcaaaaacaaataaatttacctatttgcttattttttgcataaaaaaatctttaaaaaaatatttaaatttcttcacTTCAATGACAATGGCATTAGAACGGTAACAACGAACTTGTGTACAGACGCAATGAACAGTTGTGTAGTTTTATGTAcgtgccggccattgttatgtcgcGGACTTCTTACAAATGTTCTTGTAGGAGGATTCACGACGCCATTTACAATTCACTGAGCGACACGACATGacagcacgacagtgaactttAAATGGCATCGTAAATCCTACTACAAGAACATTTGTAAGAAGTCAGCGACATAACAATGACCGGCATTCAATGTGAATACAGCGCGTTAAAAAGAGATAAGCAAGAGCAAACGCGTGGCGTATTAGAGAGTGCAGCTAGTAATCTGAATAAGAAAATGCGATTGAGCTCCATAGTGAAGAATGTACGCCAAATGATTTACAGAACCGTTATTATTGAAGGTGGCTCTATGTACCTAGTGTTACAAagagtttttattgttttaatttttattaattacactgtgatagtcaaaaaaaaagacaacaccaaattcgacggtttccccctatttcgggtcctacgaatcgaactgcatcattacttttttgagttacaatcatggtttcatacaaaaatttttgttgaagtttttcatcaaagtggcccattgtaagagaaaggcacatttttcttcggtctctaacttttttaatgttgccttttttggtaaactttctttggcaaagcttctcagaataagtccatctttaagttcttagatgactgtaaaccccaaaatcaatgtttttttgtgtccttatagccaatatgtcgaaaaaactgaaatttaattcatttttttttaatgttttttccctcacgtttcgtcaatattttaatttaccctttgatacttatacattaagtgacatcttgtaatagtaagaaacttaagcaaagacaacgttctgagcaaactaaccattagaaaaaaacttaacaaaatttgtattttttaaaaaagctacactaactatgtttgtgtgctgttttattttttttttgtatcttataagtgttatcaataagtatcataaatttgtacacaatatttaaattaaatttaacaagactcatccatcaatgtccaacacaaatcagcaagcaacgagtcaagcttttaaccactgcactgataagaaataacaacaagtatcgtttgaaagaaacgttaaatgcttgcctaagagtcaaaatttaagcatagattgcagtagttaatttgactgtgacttcgcggaaagaacattgttttagtgccttgtatattaagaaaataaattaaaatgaataagtctCCAATTGGCCTATCGTAGTTCTGCTACGTActtatgtggaaaatttacaagccctcggagtagacgcaaaatatcttcgggaactGCCGGCATCTACGAGGAATAGTTCGATTGCCCGTTATAAGAGGCATAAATTGGgtgccaaataccatttgcacgcaatgcaacaacaacctgcataactggtcaaaaagactgtgcctaaaaatggggttcggcatcccaatgatttggatagatccacaagggcatcatactagtaactgctacgcgtgcaagaacaaatttgcaagactcaaaaaaaaacacagtttacaaaagtgttcaatctgcacagctaccagtatctcactcagaaaatgttccaaTACCAAGACgtccaagtccaactgacagataaatttcgccaacattttccaccgagcctacagatctactctcaatgtataacccaaccgaagttgaaagcccatgtcgtcacttggagatttcccaagcccgtttgaatacgatggtacgacagctgaaattatcgcaaagacaAGCGATTTGTCTAGCACATCATCTGCgatcggtaaatatattgtctaaagatgtgaaggtgtatggataccgcaaaagacaggaggagcttttagatttctttgaggttaatggcgacaatacttattcgtattgtaaaaatattcctggtcttatgcaatacatgaactgtgagtacaaaccagagcaatggcacttgtttattgactcgtcgaaaaatagtttaaaagcagtattgctgtatgtggataacacaaaaaatccgGTTCCAATTGCCATAAGCTCCAATATGGccccgatataagaaaacttatgaagaacgcaaaattcggagaacttctaaggccaaatgaaaaaattgcctggaactccgttatgaccgttataaaccattgcttaggagtgcaccggtctgaagattggaaaaaatatgtggatgacatggtggacgcttttgaagaaataggtgtgaatatgtccttaaaaattcatttccttcaccatcacaaggaccattttgagcagcaagttctgactgaatccgatgagcatgaagaaagatttcaccaagtcgccgccccccttgagcattggtatagcggcaaaaagcttgactcgttgcttgctgatttgtacacaataatcatgtatcaaagggtaaattaaaatattgacgaaacgtgagggaaaaagcattaaaaaaaatggattaaatttcagttttttcgacatattggctataaggacacaaaaaaccttgattttggggtttacagtcatctaagaacttaaagacggacttattatgagaagctttgccaaagaaagtttaccaaaaaagtcaacattaaaaaagttagagaccgaagaaaaggtgcctttctcttacaatgggccactttgatgaaaaacttcaacaaaaatttttgtatgaaaccatgattgtaactcaaaaaagtaatgatgcagttcgattcgtaggacccgaaataggaggaaaccgtcgaatttggtcttttctttttttttttttgaaaaaagctatcacagtgttattGAATTGTTTCTAATTGCAAATAGAAATTCTGATGTATGCAGTTATATAAAATTTGCGTCGCTTGGCCAATACACTTTAATTGTAATGTTCctgaaaattgtttttcatattattatttcacaCGTATACATATGCATTCATTAAAGTCCCGGGCGAATTTCTCAAAACCGAGGGTGTTTGATTTTATCTACTTTAAAGCATTAACCACAGTTGTATACCAAAAGCTCattctgtttaaatgagttaagcatccaccccctctacacggtaaaactggcgcatcctaatgcgacagcttaattcaccacagctgatgacaccaacacaGCTCTCTATACCTGCACACTCACTCATCGAAAAGGCTGGACAAGGAGAAAGCAGACACAATTCGTTCTACACCAGCCGCCCAGCCACCTCTTTCTTACATTCGATTTACCACTGCGCCGCGTAAGCACTACCGCTTCGTCAACAAACCCCCGCCCGCTACAGTAAGCTTTTCGGCAACAGCAATCTGGCGCTCCATCGATATACGCATGTTAGTTACCCAAATAATGTAAACATttaatcttaataaaataacatttgtaaGAACTATTaagattttcttaataaattaaattatatattagcACTCAAGTGTACCTGGTACTTTTATTTCGTATGTGCGGGAGAACCATTTAAAAAGGGTAAAAatagagatacatatgtatgtacatgcatatgtatctaCTGGTTACGAAactaaacatggtccttcgagccttaaagAAAGGCACTATAGATTTACAGTCAAAAACTGTGAAAAACCAATAGCACGGTGAAGTGACAAAACtaataactaataataaaagtataaacatacatatgtaacatatcaacaaataagcaaaattaagTGCAGTGCGACAAAGTGcagtacacaaacaaaaaacaaccaaTTAAAAGTGtgcagtgcaaaaacaaaaaagtgcagtgaacaatcagaacaaaaaacaaaacaaccaacattattatttattagaaacaaaaaaacaagaaacaaaagaaagtgcAGAACAGTGCAGtgtctttatgtaaatatacatacatataaagattcACGGTGGATAAAAGAGAAGTTTAagtgacaaaaacaaattgcatggaaaaacaaaaaatatacaaaacaatttcagtaaacaaaaaaccaaacagaaacgggcgcgaaaaactaagcaccttaatataaaacaaaaacaaattgaacgCGCGCGAAACctaaacacaaaatataaagtAACAAATTAAACGGGCGCGAATCTaacacaatataaaataaacaaaaaaaaaaacgctaaaaTCAAAGACAACTAACTGCAAGCAGAGAGAAGGAGTTGACATCAGAGGCCCGAATAAACGCATACAGATATAGGCATAAACAACAATACGCAACACAAGAAACCAAGCAGCTGGACGAAGGAAAGAGGAATTGGAAGAATATGAGCAGGCATGCTATACGAGTACACAGAAATATACCCTACAAAACcaaagtgagcgtattcagTTCTTTTAATCTAATTCtactatgcatatatgtacatatgtatgtaaaaatttctgatttatgtatacatacttgtacaaatCTATAACGCTATTTTAATACGgttaacaaacatttttaatttaacgaaGTTAATCCGGCCTATTATATAGCTAGCTAATAACCATTTGCCTATTTatgtttagatatatgtatgtacctcttctgttgaaaaaaaaaaacagtaagcaggataaacataagcaaaatacaatttaaaacacAAGTAGCAATATcaacaaacaaaactaaatgcaaacatacatacatacatacatgcttattGGCGCacaatatataaagtaaatacatatgtacatacataaatacatttccTAACATTTCatcttaaaaatacatatgcacagCGCATATGTAAGCGTTAACAAAGGAAAATACCCTTTTTTCATTCCGTTTTCTCACTCTCTCAcctttgcgaaaaaataaaatccaatacaagtatatgcaaacatacatcttatattaaaacataaaagttcaaagtccacatttgcaattatccagcaatacctcttgttctttgccagacaaaaacaagcaggatagtggacaaaaagctaattgatctctctaacgagctctcaattgcttaagaacataactcaaaatatcttacaaacaatttgtgcatGCTAGTgtaaaaagcgaattgatctcttcaacgagctctcaattgcacaaaatataagtacatacatacatacatacaagtccaagtattagggtgtacctaaataaaaaatcatttggacatcaaatattttgataaataaaaaacgcgGTTTTTCAAAggataaaattcaaatatattttcgaactaaaatataaataaaaaacattatttcgcaaaaatggttaataacgacaccaatcaaaatacacctgcaggagctacacgctcaaatcaggttgctaaattcatttcacaaagtgacagtttaataagatactgcactagatttgcctcctcaccgattcacgaaaactcggaatcgttactagaaataaaaaatcaaaatctaaaaaatttttggactcgcctccaagcggcttatgacgccattgtagattctgacgattcagatctaccacaaaattttaaattatcttcttacgatatttacgaaaactgcttggaccaatatgaagaaacgaaagctatgatctccgatcaattaaagctaattaaagcaattgccccTACtctccacagtagagtagagctgccacaaatggacAGTcacgaggcaagttcaggcatccacctcgagttgcctgcatgtgatacagaaacgttttacggaggttatgaagaatggccgtccttccgggacatgttcacagccgtttacatcaaccatccacaactatcaaaggcacaaaaactgtatcacctccgatacaaaacaaaaggtcaagcaggcgaaatagttaaacagttcgcattaaatgacgacaatttcaatttggcttgggaagctctaaaagcaagatacgaaaatgacagaatactggtcgataagcaagtaacgacactattaaacttgcctaaaattaagaaagaaacaagtgtagaattcattaaactagaatccactgtttcaaattgtatgtcggttctatcgacactaaatattcccacagacagctgggaccccattctggtaaacatttgcaccgccgtattaccagaaaagtcgttacttctatgggagcaatcgctctcatcacgaaaaaagtgcccaacgtggcaccaaatgaaagattttctcaccacccaatatgaaattgcggaaaggttagaagaaaaactagtcagaaataagaataataaacacgaccaaaatagaagcttaaatagaccccaagctagaagcaaaaccaaatcaaacataatcttttacaaaacgcaatcgttcacatccgaacagaaaagacatacgtcatgcgaactatgcacaagagggcataaacttatatcttgccagaggtttaaaaacttaaatatt contains the following coding sequences:
- the LOC105225232 gene encoding ER membrane protein complex subunit 2 isoform X1 — encoded protein: MSYNFKEMCWKDVRDQFRKWREDNERRSDEVIQLWEALLENHVQKTGNERHLILEQVLIAGFDTSRLDIAGKCIETLSIEFPESMRVMKFEAMRLEALQMYEEATDLLDEIISKDETNAAPRKRKIAILKARGMRSEAIKDLSEYLKTFMSDQEAWHELCGLYLAEGDYSKAVFCMEELLLHNPHSHLIHQRIAEIRYTMGGMENVEIARIYYSQALKLNPNNLRALYGLYLCCSYITNSRALGSKRKEAQKMAQWALETAGVRTISSSKIPSNDKLVSSLECALGSLDIKSN
- the LOC105225232 gene encoding ER membrane protein complex subunit 2 isoform X2 encodes the protein MSYNFKEMCWKDVRDQFRKWREDNERRSDEVIQLWEALLENHVQKTGNERHLILEQVLIAGFDTSRLDIAGKCIETLSIEFPESMRVMKFEAMRLEALQMYEEATDLLDEIISKDETNAAPRKRKIAILKARGMRSEAIKDLSEYLKTFMSDQEAWHELCGLYLAEGDYSKAVFCMEELLLHNPHSHLIHQRIAEIRYTMGGMENVEIARIYYSQALKLNPNNLRALYGLYLVCICLLCFSVLQLHYQFSRLGVEAQRGPKNGAMGVGDCRRANNFVIENS